The proteins below are encoded in one region of Roseovarius bejariae:
- the ubiA gene encoding 4-hydroxybenzoate octaprenyltransferase yields MTGTNETPEDKGQVADAYRGNWVDRLAPEATRPYLRLSRADRPIGTWLLLLPCWWGLLLAMLHDGRATWHDLWIFAGCGIGAFLMRGAGCTWNDITDRHIDGSVARTASRPIPSGRVTVKGALAWLVAQALVAFCILLTFNIAAIGLGVLSLLPVAIYPFAKRFTWWPQVFLGLAFNWGALLAWTAHTGRLEWPAVVLYMAGMAWTLFYDTIYAHQDKEDDALIGVKSTARLFGDATPKWLSGFLILTVSLMAMAVILAAIKGSIPALLVGLLGPWAMGWHMFWQMHRLDLDDNDGLLALFRSNRDAGLLPLPFFAVALLL; encoded by the coding sequence ATGACCGGCACAAACGAGACGCCAGAGGACAAGGGCCAAGTCGCCGACGCTTATCGCGGCAATTGGGTGGACAGGCTGGCGCCCGAAGCCACGCGCCCCTACCTGCGGCTGTCGCGGGCGGACCGGCCGATTGGCACGTGGCTCCTCTTGTTGCCCTGCTGGTGGGGCCTGTTGCTGGCCATGCTGCACGATGGCCGGGCCACATGGCACGACCTTTGGATTTTCGCGGGTTGCGGCATCGGGGCCTTCCTGATGCGCGGGGCGGGCTGCACGTGGAATGACATCACCGACCGGCATATCGACGGCAGCGTCGCGCGCACCGCCTCGCGGCCCATCCCTTCGGGGCGGGTCACGGTCAAGGGCGCGCTGGCGTGGCTTGTGGCGCAGGCGCTGGTGGCCTTCTGCATCCTGCTGACCTTCAACATCGCGGCCATCGGCCTTGGGGTTCTGTCGCTTCTGCCGGTCGCGATTTACCCTTTCGCCAAGCGCTTTACGTGGTGGCCACAGGTCTTTCTGGGGCTGGCCTTCAACTGGGGCGCATTACTGGCCTGGACGGCACATACCGGGCGGCTGGAGTGGCCGGCGGTGGTGCTTTACATGGCCGGTATGGCTTGGACCCTGTTTTACGACACGATCTATGCCCACCAGGACAAAGAGGATGACGCGCTGATCGGCGTGAAATCCACCGCCCGCCTGTTCGGCGATGCCACACCCAAATGGCTGTCGGGGTTCCTGATACTCACCGTGTCCCTGATGGCCATGGCGGTGATCCTCGCCGCGATCAAGGGCAGCATCCCGGCGCTTCTGGTGGGGCTTCTTGGGCCATGGGCCATGGGCTGGCACATGTTCTGGCAAATGCACAGGCTCGATCTTGACGACAACGATGGCCTGCTGGCCCTCTTCCGGTCGAACCGGGATGCAGGCTTGTTGCCTTTGCCGTTTTTCGCCGTAGCGCTTTTGCTGTGA